DNA sequence from the Methanococcus maripaludis genome:
AATCCCGTTTAGCGACCCTGTTGCAGATGGGCCAACAATTCAGGCAGCAGATGTAAGGTCTCTATCTAATAAATTTAAAATTTCTAAATCATTTGATATATTGAAAGAATTTAGAAAAGAATCAAGTACTCCTGTAATTTTGATGACATACTACAATCCTGTATTTAAAAGAGGAATTGAAAACTTTGTAATTCAAGCAAAAGAAGCAGGTGCAAATGGACTTATTATTGTTGATTTGCCACTTCAAGAAGCAACAGAATATCGAGAAATCTGTAAAAAACACGAAATGGGAACGGTATTTCTTGCAGCACCAAACACTCCAGAAGAACGTTTAAAAATATCTGATGAAGCAAGCACTGAATTTTTGTACCTTATTTCAACTTTTGGAATCACAGGTGCAAGGGATACCTTCGAACAGATGACATTTGATTTTATTAAACGAGCAAGAACAACTTGCAAAGGAAAAATCTGCGTTGGATTTGGAATTTCAAAAGGAAGTCATGCAGAAAGTTTAATTGAACAGGGTGCTGATGGAGTAATTGTTGGAAGTGCATTTGTAGATATTATTAAAAATTATGGGGATTCAGAAGAAGCACTTGTTAAATTAGAAGAACTTGCAAAAGAATTAAGTGAAGGAATCGATAAAGGATACGGAAAAAGAAAATAACTACAAATTAATTGCGAAATTAAAAATTAAAAGAACTTATCAAGGGTGGCCTGCCTTTGATTGCTCTTTAAAATCTTACTTTCTGTTTCATAGTCTTTCATTGGAACATCGAGGTATTTTTTTATCTCTTCAAGTGCAGATTTTAAATCATTAAATTTGCCAAGCCTGTT
Encoded proteins:
- the trpA gene encoding tryptophan synthase subunit alpha, whose protein sequence is MNKPVLVSFLVSGDPNPDATLKFMKTLDKYSGVIELGIPFSDPVADGPTIQAADVRSLSNKFKISKSFDILKEFRKESSTPVILMTYYNPVFKRGIENFVIQAKEAGANGLIIVDLPLQEATEYREICKKHEMGTVFLAAPNTPEERLKISDEASTEFLYLISTFGITGARDTFEQMTFDFIKRARTTCKGKICVGFGISKGSHAESLIEQGADGVIVGSAFVDIIKNYGDSEEALVKLEELAKELSEGIDKGYGKRK